The Candidatus Eisenbacteria bacterium DNA window CATTGATTGCGATCCCACCACAGTCTGCGCCGCATACCGGGATGGAATCCTCGAGGTAAGAATAAAGAAATCCGGCGGGAAGGAAAAGGAGGCGTTTCAAATAAGGGTGGAATGACCGGCATCCGGATGTCCGGCTCGACGGATGGCTTTTGCCGGGCCCGGACCGGCCGACCCTAAGGACGCCCCGGCGGCATTCTGTGAAACGTAAAGAAGGAGGAAGATAGAGAGTTATGCCAAAGGGAGGCCAAAAAACAGCGGCTGAACCCCGGGAAGTCATCGAGATTCCGGCGGAGCTTCCTGCTCTTCCTGTCACGGATACCGTTGTATTCCCGTACATGATGCTCCCGCTTGTCATAAGTGACAAGAAGCTCGTCAGAATGGCGGATGAGAGTCTTGCCACAAACAAGATCATAGCCATATTTGCGAGAAAATACCCGGAGGGAGAGGAACCTGCCGCCGAAGACCTTTATTCAGTAGGAACTGCCTCGACGATCCTGAAGATGCTGAGATTTCCGGATAACTCGATGAGGCTCCTTGTCCAGGGTATTGGCAGGGTGAAGCTTGAAAGCGTCGTGCAGACCGAACCCTATCTCAAGGTGCGGCTTTCGGCCATTACCGAGGACAATAGAAAAACCGAAGAGACAAGCGCTCTCATGAAGAACGTCACAAACCTGTTCCAGAAACTTGTGGAATCGGTCTCTTATCTTCCTGAAGAGCTCAAAGTCCTTTCGATGAATATTGAAGAGCCGGGAAGACTCGCAGATATCGTTGCATCGAATCTCAATGTCGAGGTCGCCAGAAAGCAGGAAATTCTGGAGACAGTTGACGCGAAAGAGAGACTCCAGAAAGTTGCTGTTATCCTGGCAAGAGAGCTCGAGCTCCTCGAAATCGGCCAGAAGATTCAATCCGACGTCAAGACTGAAATGGACAGAGGGCAAAGGGAGTACTACCTGAGGCAGCAGCTCAAGGCAATTCAGAAAGAGCTCGGCGAGGTTGATGAGAGGACGCAGGAGGCAGACGAGCTGAGAGAAAAGATCAAGAAAGCTCAGATGCCTCACGAAGCAGAGGAAGCTGCGCTCAAAGAGGTCGAGAGACTGTCCAAGATGGCCGTTGCCGCAGCCGAGTACACCGTATCAAGAACCTACCTCGACTGGCTCGTCAGCCTGCCGTGGAGTGTGTCCAGCGGCGAGGAGATAAATGTTGGTGAGGCGGCTAAGATTCTCGAAGAGGATCACCACGATCTTGAAAAGGTGAAAGAAAGAATCCTCGAATACCTGGCGGTAAGGAAGCTGAAAAAGAACCCCAAAGGCCCGATTCTCTGCCTTGTCGGTCCGCCCGGAGTCGGTAAGACCTCGCTTGGAATGTCGATCGCGAGAGCCCTGGGAAGGAAGTTCGTGAGGATGTCTCTTGGAGGAATGAGAGATGAAGCAGAGATAAGAGGACACAGGCGAACCTACATCGGCGCTCTGCCGGGAAGAATTATTCAGGGAATGCGGAAGGCGGAATCGAACAATCCGGTTTTCATGCTGGATGAGGTTGACAAAATCGGAGCGGACTTCAGGGGCGACCCGGCCGCTGCACTGCTTGAGGTCCTTGACCCGGAGCAGAACTTCTCATTTTCCGATCACTACCTGAGTGTCGCCTTCGATCTTTCCAAAGTTGTTTTCATAACCACAGCTAATCTGCTTGACCCGATTCCCACCGTCTTGAGGGACAGGATGGAAGTGCTTGAGCTTCCCGGTTACACAAGGGAAGAGAAGCTCATCATCGCAAAGAAGTACCTCGTCCCACGGCAGTACGAGGAGAACGGCATCAGCCAGGAGTCTCTTGTTTTCAAGGACGATGCGGTAAGGGAAATTATCTCAAACTACACCATGGAAGCAGGCGTGAGAAATCTTGAGCGGGAGATTGCAACGGTCTGCCGGAAAGTGGCAAGGCAGATTGCGGAGGGAAAGGATACAAGCGTCAGCCTCACGGCAAAGAATCTGTCTGATTTCCTGGGTCCGGAGAAGTTTTTCTCCGAGATTGCCCAGAGGAACGATGAAGTTGGTGTGGCGACCGGCCTTGCCTGGACGGCGATGGGCGGCGAAATCATGTTTGTCGAAGCTCAGAAGATGAAAGGTGGAAAATCACTTTCGCTTACCGGCAACCTTGGCGAGGTCATGAAGGAATCCGCACAGGCGGCGCTGAGCTATGTCAGGTCGCTTTCGAAAGAACTTGGAGTGAAGGAAAATTTCTTTGATGCAACCGACATTCATATTCATGTGCCTGCCGGCTCAATCCCGAAGGACGGGCCTTCGGCAGGCGTTGCCATGGTCACATGCCTTGCCTCGCTTGTCACCGGGATCCCGGTGAAACACGATGTTGCGATGACTGGAGAAATCACGTTGAGAGGAAGGGTGCTTCCGATCGGTGGTGTGAGGCAAAAAGTTCTTGCCGCACATAGAGCCGGAATCAAGACAGTTGTTCTGCCAAGAAAAAACGAAAAGGACCTGGTTGAAGTTCCGGAAGAAGTAAGAAAAGAGATCAAGTTTGTCTTCGTCGAAAGAATTGATGAAATGCTTAGCGCTACTCTTTCGTCTCCAGTGCTCAAGCCAACTGAGGCGGCAGTTTCGCGCGATAGGGCTCCGTCCCGTGGAGTTGCCCAGGCTCTAAGAACATCGCCAGATGTTAAGAAACAGCACTCCCGGGCCCGCAAGAACACATAGCGGAGGCCTGGGAGAACGGGACGGCTCTCAAGTGGAGCAGTGCCAAGGAATTTCCGGGACACGACACTGATATGCCCCTGTCAGGTGCAGTTCTCCAGATAAGTCCGGAGCGATAGATGACGACCTACGGACGGCTGCTTAGCTACATGAAGCCTTACAAGAAGAGGATCGCCGGTGCCATCCTCTGCATGACCATATATGCAATCTTCAGCGGTTTTTCGATAGGGATGGTCTCACCTTTCATCAAGGTGCTCTTCTCGGAAAAACCCCTGAGCGTTGAGGTCACAAAAGAGAAGTCGGTCTTTGAGGCGGGGGGCCTTGGGGCATTTCAGGCGAAGATTGAAGTGCTGAAGCTCAAGGGGGAAAAATATCTCCTTGCATCAAGGCCGATAGTGTCGCTCGAAAGAATCTGCTTTGTAATCCTCGTGGTCATGCTTCTCAAGAACCTATTCGGCTACGGCCAGTCCTTCTTCATGGTCTGGGTCGAACAGGGGGTAATGCGTGACATACGAAACGATCTCTTCAGACACCTTCACGAGCTCTCTCTGTCCTTCTTTCATTCAAGAAAGACCGGCCATTTGATTTCGAGGATAACAAACGATGTTGGGCTTGTCCGGGACACAATCTCTTCGGGTTTCTTTAACCTCATAAGGGATAGTCTGCTTCTTTTGGTCTGCCTCTTCTGGATATTCTGGGTGAGCTGGAAGCTCGCCGTAGTTTCTCTTCTGGTCCTGCCGCCCAGCATGTTTGTCATCGTGTCGCTGGGAAGAAGATTGAGAAGAAGAAGCACAATAACTCAGGAGAGAATGGCCGACATAACCTCAGTGCTTCACGAGACTATCGGAGGCATCAGGATCGTGAAGGCGTTCGGCATGGAGGATCTGGAGACCAGGAAATTCGAGGGCAGGAACCGGGCATACTTCCGGTCATTCGTAAGGTTAAGAAGGGTGGGAGCTCTTGCCAGCCCGCTGGTTGAATACCTGGGAGTCATCTGCGCCACTGCCGTGCTCTGGTTCGGCGGTCATCAGATTTTCGTGGCAAAGAGTTTGGAGCCGAACCTCTTCTTCGTCTTTGTTTTTGCAATGCTCTCGCTGATGGTCCCGCTAAAAACCTTGAGCAACGTCAATGTGACAATTCAAGAGGGACTTGCTGCCGCGACAAGAATCTTCAGTCTTCTTGATACGAAGCCCATGGTGAACGAGAAGGAGAATGCAATCGAGATCAAGGAATTCAGGAGATCGATCTCCTTCGAAGACGTCACATTCAATTATGAGTCCGGCGATAGAGTCCTGAAGAAAATAAGTTTCGAAGTGAAGCCCGGCGAGGCAGTCGCGATCGTGGGACCGAGCGGCGCCGGGAAGTCAACTCTCGTTGACCTCATCCCGCGCTTCTACGACCCTGTTGAGGGTTCTGTGACGATAGACGGGAAGGATCTGCGAGAGCTCAAGCTGAGCTCGCTGAGAGCGCTCATAGGGATTGTCACTCAGGAGACCATACTCTTCAACGACACCGTCAGGAGCAACATCGCGTACGGAAAGGAGGGAGCAACACGGGAGGAGGTGGAGAACGCTGCGAAAGTTGCACATGCTCACGATTTCATTGTCTCATTTCCGGAAGCGTACGACGCCGTGATCGGCGAAAGGGGTGTTAAGCTTTCTGGAGGAGAGAGGCAGCGGATCGCTCTGGCAAGGGCAATACTCAGGAATCCGCAAATCCTCATACTCGATGAGGCGACCTCGGCTCTTGACAGCGAATCGGAACGATACGTGCAGGAAGCAATACATCATCTCATGGAGAAACGCACTTCGTTTGTGATAGCACACAGACTCTCTACGATTCAGAATGCAACCAGGATTATCGTTCTCGATGACGGCAGAATCGTCGAGGAAGGGACTCACGATGAACTTCTCGAAATGGGAGGCACTTATAAGAAGCTTTACGAAATGCAGTTCGCGACCTAGAAAATGCAGAAATCGGCCCTTGTAGTCCGTTTGAGCTCGCTTGGCGACGTGGTGCTCGCGTCTAGCATTCCTGGAGCGCTTAAGAACGGGATACCCGGGATCAACATTACCTTCGTCACCAAGGCTCAATACGTCCCGGTGCTGAAATACAACCCATTCATTGATTGCCTGATCGGACTTGAGAATAGTGATCTCAGCCCGTCCGGTATGCTTCGGCTCATTTCACGGTTGAGGAGGTCTGAATTCGACTATGTAATTGACCTTCACGGAAACCTCAGAGCGCTGATAATCTCCGGGTTCGCAAAGAGCGGGATGAACGTCAGAGTGAGGAAGGACGGCATAAGAAGAAGGGCATTTGTCCACGGACTGTTTAGAGACAGTTACAGGAGAGAACATGCCGCCCGGACTTACCTGAAAACGGTAGCCGGAATTCTGGGACAGGTTCCGGATCTTGCTCCCGAGGTCTATGTCGGTCAGGACGAGATGCGCAGCGCTGTGTCCTTCGTCGGAAGAATTGACGGACTGAAGTCTCCGGTTATCGGTGTTTGCCCCGGGGCGAGATGGCCGGCCAAGATGTGGGGGCAGGAAAAGTTCGGCCAACTTGTCCGTCTCATCACCCGTGAACTGGGCGGGACGGCTATCGTGTTCCTTGATGAGGCCGGAGTCGTGACCCCCCAGGGGATGGCCATCGAAGAGAATGACAGATCCGTTTTCGCCTTCAGAGGTGAGCTCGGTGTCGTGGCTGCGTTGCTATCGCTTGGCAACGCGGTCGTGACGAACGATTCGGGATTGATGCACCTGAGCTGCGCACTTGGAAAGCATGTTGTCGCAATCTTCGGTCCGACGACGCCGGAGCTTGGTTTTTCGCCGCTCGGAGACGGACACCGGATAGTTTCAAAGGGACTTGCGTGCCAGCCCTGCTCGGTGCATGGTGAGAAGAAATGCAGACTGGGCACTCTGGAATGTATGGAATCAGTATCTGTGGATGGCGTGTTTCATGCCTTGAAGTCGGTCTTGGGCTTATCCTGAAGACTGAACAACTGGAAACTGGAGATAATCTATGGGAAACATTCCTCTTCAAAGCGGAATTGTCTACGGACCGGTGAATTCAAGACGACTCGGGAAGTCACTCGGTCTTAATATACTTCCCGATTCATACAAGTTCTGCACGTTTGACTGCGTGTACTGCCAGTACGGCTGGACTCACGTCCATTCGCTGGATGCGGGAGAAAAGGCAGGCGAACTTCCAAGCCCGGGAGAGATAGACCTGGCACTCACACGCGCGATGGAAGAGCTCGTTGGTAAGAAAACTAGAGTTGATTACATAACATTTTCTGGAAACGGCGAGTCAACGCTTCACCCGAAGTTCCCAGAAGCAGTGGAAATTGCACGCCATCTCAGAGACAGGTACGTCCCCGAAGCGAAGCTTGCAATACTCTCCAACTCCTCCACAGCGAATCGCAAGGACGTGAGGAAAGCGCTTGGGAGACTCGATGTGCGAATAATGAAATTAGATGCGGGCAGCGCGGAGATTATCAGGAAATTGAATCGGCCTTCCGAAGGAATCGAGTTCGAGGCGATTGTAGAGGGGTTGAAGACGCTCAAATCGGTGACAATTCAATCGCTCTTTGTCGACGGGCAGTTCGGCAACTCAGGACAGAGAGAGGTCGAAAAGTGGCTCGCAGCTCTTGAGGAGATAGCACCAATAGAGGTTCAGATATACACGCTTGACCGGGCTCCCGCCTCTGACAAAGTCATCGCAATTGACAGAAAGAGGCTCGAAGCGATCGCGAAGAAAGCTCAGGAGAGAGGCTTCAAAGTAACTCCCTACTGGAGAGAGTAAGACTTGGAAAGAAAGAGGGGCGTTTTTCTTGACAGGGATGGAACGATCATTGAAGACATCCCGTATCTTGGCGACCCAAAAGATGTGAAGCTTATCCCCGGGAGTGCCGATGCAATTAGGATGCTGAACGAAAGAGGCATCGCGGTTGTTGTCATCACCAATCAGTCCGGCATTGCAAGAAAGCTTTTTTCGAGGAATGACCTTGAGGAAGTCCATAGGAGGATGGTGCAGCTCATAAAGGAAGCCGGCGGCGAGCTGGACGGAGTTTTCTACTGTCCTCACCATCCTGAGTTTGACGTCGAATGCGAGTGTAGAAAACCGAAGCCGGGGCTTGTCCTGATGGCCGCTGACAGGCTCAAGCTGGACTTGCCGCGATCATACACAATCGGGGACAACCCGACTGATGTCCTGTGCGGGATGAACGCCGGCACGAAGACCGTGCTCATAAGAAAAGTGCACGACGAGCCAGATCCGGCGCGGGTGGGCGAGATTTCCGCAGCGGATCTGAGGCCGGATTTTGTCGCGGACAATCTCCTGGAAGCGGTCAAGTGGCTGGTCAAGAGAGATGAGAACGATCGCAGCTAGGTTGACCGAATTCTTCCTCTCCCCCTTGGGGAGAGGATTGAGGTGAGGGGAAATAGGTGGGATAACTAGATGTTCAGAAAACTGCAGAAAACGCTGAGAAGCAAGTTCATAGCCGGGATTCTCATTGTCATCCCTCTCGGCATAACCTACCTCATGTTGCGCCTTCTCTTCAACACCGTTGACAACATTCTTGCGCCCCTGCTGACCAGATTGATTGGTTTCAAAATCCCCGGTCTTGGACTTATCGCTACTCTTATCATCATCTTCGCCCTTGGTTTTCTTGCCGCGAATGTCCTCGGGAAGAGGTTCATTTTGTACCTTGACGGTCTCATGCGAAGGGTCCCGCTTGTGCGAAGCATTTACGTCTCGTCCAAGCAGTTTCTTGAAGCCGTCTCTGTTCCCGCGTCCCAGAGTTTCAAAAGAGTTGTGATTATCGAATATCCGAGGAAAGGCATTTTTGCGGTTGGGTTCGTGACAAAGGAACGAGTTGAAGCCCCCGCTGGGTCCGGCAGGCTCACGGCAGTCTTCATCCCTAGTCCCCCTAACCCCGCGACTGGGATGGTGGTTCTGGTCGAGAAGAGTGAGATTATCGACACGGATCTCAACATCGAAGAGGCGATAAAAATTATTCTCTCGGGAGGCGTGCTTTTCCCCGAAGGCCTCGTGCCGAGACAACAAATCCGAGGGCACCAGTCAGCCCCCAAAACAGAAGCGAAAGCGTAGGATCGAGAAGGACAGTACCGAAGACGGAAGATACTACAAGGCAGAAAAGCGAGGCAGACAGGGAAAGTGCGAGTCCACGATCCCTGTTTTCTTTTTTGAGCCCCAGAGAAAACCCCTGCGTCAGAAGAGATGCCAGGAACATGAAATAGCAGAGCAAAGTCAGAATCCCGCTTTCAACACCGACCTGAAGAAAATCGTTGTGCCAGTTACGGACCCTCTTGTCTTGAAGACCGGCAAGATTCGGATAAATCTTCCTGAAAGTGCCAAGGCCGTGGCCCTCGAGCGGTTTTTCCGATATGAGCCTCATTCCCTCACTCCAAATTGTTACTCTCTGTGTTGAGTGAGTAAGCGGGTCCTTCAGAGTAAGTGCACGCTCTCTGAGGGGCGGGACCAGAAGGACCAGTGCGATAAGAATTGGGATTGCGACAAGCAGCTTCTTCCTTGCCAGAAAGGCGGCAAGGAGGACGGACAAGATGAGAGCAGTCCATGCGCCTCTGGTAAAAGTGAAAAAGAGTCCAAAGATAGTTGCTGCAAGCCCTGAGACCCAGGCCGCTTTCGGGAGAAATGTCTTGGTCTCGCGCGGATGTACGAGTTGAAATGCGATAGTTGAGGCAAGGAACACGCCGAGAGTCGTGTATCCTCCGGTGAATGAATGTGCCCTCTCTGTCCTTCCTGTGAAATAGATGAAGAGCCCGTACAGTGAAGCGAGAACGGCAGAAATGAAGAGGAGCCTTGTGCTCTTCTCAATATCCCTGGCATCCCTGATGAAGTGAATGAGCGCGAAGAAAAGCAGCGCTGTGATCAGTTTCGGAATTGCCGCAACGGAAAGACCCGGCGCGACAGACACCGGAACTGAAAGCGAACGAAGAACAATGAATGCGGTAAGGAAGTATCCAAAAAGCGGAATTTCCCTTCTCGCTCTGCAGCCGCCGAGAAAATCAACAATGCAGAGCAGGATGAGTATGTAAAACAAAATTTGAGAGAAAAGAAGAGACAAGATGAGACTGAAAAAAAGTAACTGAATGATTAGATTGGAAGCGTCATGGAGTCTGCTTCCCCGGGAAGTCTGAGCCGGTGTGCTCCTTGCTGTTTCTTCCATTGTCATCCTAGATTCTTCCGCGGTCATGCTCGATAAGGACTGATACCTCGGCGAAAACCTCGTCGACTGATATTGCCTTCATGCATTCGAGGTCTTTGCTGCATGTCTGTTTCACGCAAGGAGAGCAGTCGAGTTCCTTACTGATGAGTTTGCCGCGGCCGTGCCACGGTCCCGTTACGGAAGGATCTCCCGCTCCGAAAAGAACCAGATAAGGAATGCCAAGTGCGCACGCCAGATGCACGACGCCTGAGTCGTTCGCAATCAAGAGGTTCATTCTTCTGAGGACAGCTGAAAGGGAGAGGAGGCTGGTCTTCCCAACGAGGGAAATGGGAGGAGTCTTCATGATCCCGCTCATCCCGAAGGCAATGTGCGCGTCGCTGACGCTTCCAAGAAGAACGATCTTTGCACCAAAGCTCTGTGCGAGGCGGTCTGCGAGAAGTGCGAATCGTTCGACCGGCCATCTTCTTGATGAAGCAAACGAGGATGGCGCGATGGCAACCAAGGGTGCATCGCTCCTCGGTGAATATCCTGAGAGCTCCAGGAGAGGATCGGATTCCTCCTGAGGAAGATCGAGCCGCAAGGGCAAACCATCATCAGGAGTACAGCCCACAAGCGCGGCAATGTCGGCATAGAGGAGCACACGGTGAGTTTTCTTCCGGTCTTTCCTGAAGCGAAGGGCCTTGGTCAGAAGCGGCCGGCGGCACTCGGCAGAATAGCCGATCCTATCACGGGTTCCGGATAGAAAGGCCGTCAATGCTGACGAGAAGGAGTTGGGAAAAATGAGAAACTTATCGAAGCCGATCTTCCTAATTTCTTTCGCAAGGGAGATCGCCCCTCGAAGCGAACCCGAAACCTCTTCCCGCCTGAAAGTGATTACCTCCTCGAACCTCCCGTCATGAGCGAAGAGCTCGCCAAGAGCTGACGGAGCCAGAATGGAGATTGTCGAATCGGGATTTGCGTTCACCACTCCGGTTATTGCCGGGGTGGTGAGTATCGTGTCGCCCAGCCAATTAGGAGTTCTTATGAGAATTGATGGACCTGCGTTCATCAGGTGCTAGTTTCCCCCTTCCGGAACATATTTGAGCTGGTGCTGCACCGTACCAACACTCTGCTGCAACGTGGGATCCTGGTGCCTGAGCGTAACTCACCGGGAGCAGTGGGCCACCCACCTTGGGTGAGCAGGCAGGGGAAAGGTATTCCCCGCCTGCGAACCCTAGTTGGGTCACTGCGGAGGTGGTGAAGCGAAGGTACCAGGTCCCACACTCAACAGCGAATTGCTACTCCTTGAACAACCTGTAGTTCTTGTATTCACCGACTCTGATGCCTGAAACTCTTTCCACAGCGTGAAGAAGGATCTCTCTTGCCGAATGTTCTCTGAATGAGAAATAAGGTCTTGGGGAATAATTCCCGGCTTTGACACTCTCGATCCGCTTCTTCATGACAGCCGGGTGCGTTCCTTCGAAGCGATAGGTTTCATCCTCCTGTACGAATGATTCTCCCTGTTTTGTCCCATGCTCTTTTTCAATCCACTCATCATCATGCCACAGTTTATCGAATTCTCTCGTCTTTTCCCTCATCAGGCTTTCGTCTCGCGCCCAGCCGTAATGAAACATCCTTGCTCCTGCGAGTGCAGCCGTTAGTTTTCTTCCGTTCTTTCTGAATCCCTGGGCGTCCTTCCAGGAGTTGATTCCCCTTCCGGTCTTCACAACCCTGACCTCTCTTCTGTACCATCTTCTGCCTCTTGCGACGGTGCCGTAGCTTCCGTAGAAATGAACGTAGTCGAAGAGTAGCCCGTCAACAGAGGGTTCGTCCAGGAATCTCTCCATCGAGCTTGCCACAGCGGGAGCGTCGTCCTCATGAAGGACTTCATCCGCCTGAACGTAGAAAGCCCAGTCCCCGCTCACTTCTTGAAGGGCTTTGTTTGTCAGAATGGAAAGGAGCTTCCCGCCTTGCCTCAGGTTTTCGTCCCATTCGGATTCCATCAGTTTCACTTTCGGCGAACCGATCTTCCGCAGCAGGGCCAGAGTATCGTCCTCAGAGTTTGCAACATTGACCACGAATTCGTCACAGAGTGGAAGGACGGATTCAATCGATTCGACGACAGGATAGCCGAGCTTCATCGCGTTTCGCACAAACGTGAAACCCGAGACTTTCATCAGCGGTCCTCTGATGAGAATGCCATCATCTAAATCAGCAATTCCCCATTGGTGATGGCCGTTTTCTTTTCTCCGCTTCGAAGGACAAAGTCCAGTCTTTGGCAGACTATCGGATTTCCTTTTGCATAAACAATGTCCTGATGAATGACTTTTCCCGGCGCCGAGAAGTCACGTACTCCGGTTTTCCCACCAAGATGATCGCTTCTGCCGTAGGCCCAGTGAAAACCTGCCTTCTCATCTTCAAGAACATTGCCTGAGACAACCGCTTTGTCATTGCATCCGATGGCAACTTCGGCAATATTGCACATGGCAGGTTCGCCAAGAAATTCACGCCGCATCCTCGCGGCATTTTCTCCATCGCCCTCGACATCCACAATCTTGTTATGTTTAATGACGAAGACAGCCGTTTCCCGGCCAAAAGCAGCCGGCACTCTGCCCTCTGTCTTACTGTTGGGATTCTCGTTCGGCACGACGCACACTTCACCCGATGGCAGGTTCACCACACGGGAAACATCCTTGTCAGTCGTTCTGTGCAGGAACCCGTTATCCTCCATTGGTGTTTTGCGATCCGAAACATCGAAATAGCACTTGTGGCCTGTCGAAAAAATCACCTCGACGCCGATTGACTGCTCATACAACTTTGCCAACAGAACACATTTTCCGGCAACCTTGCCGTAGTCGGCGGATAGCCCGGTCAGTTCCATCGCTTTGTTGACTCCCGGCATGCTGGCCGCACGCAGATCAGGATTCTTCCGTGTGTAACCGTGTAGGGGCGCTGTTGCTGAAAACTCGGGCATGCAAATGACGATTGTTGAATGGAGCATAACATCGCTTATCTTGGTGCGTTTTCCCTCAATGATGCCATACTCCGGCAAATCGCCGTTATTGCACCCGGTTGCTTCGTAGGTCAGCAAAGGATTCACCCGGGCATTGTATTTTCTTGAAAACTCTTTAATTTCGCGATGCCATTCTTCCGCCATCTCACGGCGCTTGCGCCATTCGGCACTGTCGGGTATTTTGCCAACGGGCAAGTCATACATGACAGTGACAACTTCATCCTTGGGAGCAAAAACATCAACAAATAGTTTCTCAAGATTGAAGGCCATATTCTCTCCTTTTCAGTGGGACCTGCGTGAGCGACATACTACAGACTCTCCGGATCATGCTCTTTCTCTCTTAAGTCCCATCATCAGAAACACCGTGAACCGTCTCATTTCACCATCGGAGATCGGTCTGGTCTCTTCCACCGCAGTGGTGTCGAGGACATCATCAAAACCTGCATCCACGAAGGCTCGACGCAGCACTCCTCGTTCGAAACCAAAGTGGAACACGCCGCTATTGTCGCGATGAAATTGACCGTCTTCGAGATCCAGATCGGCGAGGCAAAGCAGGCCTGACGGCACAAGCACACCGTGGAACTGATGGAGAAGCGATTTGATGTTCCGAATATGATGCAGGGTCATACTGCTGACAATCAGGTCGTACTTGCCGGTGAGCGTCTCGTCCTTGTCCAAATCCAGGTGCAGCGTTTTGATATTGGCAAATCCTTGCTTGGCGGCCTTGGCAGCGAAGACGTCAAGCATCCCCTGCGAACTGTCAACGCCCGTTATTGATCGCACCTGCCGTGCCCACGGAAGGGTAAGAAGGCCCGTCCCGCAGCCGAAGTCCAGGACATCCATGGTTGTGCTGAGCGGCACATGACGAGACATGGCAGCGGCTATGTCGCTTGCCAGCTTGACATGGCCCGGAATCTCATCCCACTCACTGGCCTCTTTGTCGAAATCGCGTTTCTCGTTTTTCATATCGCTCGATGTTACTGTAATCGTCCGATTGCGCAACGACGGTATTCAAGCGTCGCCGGAAGCAACCTATGCAGCTACCAGTCTTACGTAATGGTGCTTGTCACCTGAACACCCATCCGTTTCAAATCTTCGAAAAAACGCACCGGTTCGGCCAACTGTCCCATCATCCACAGACCGGGGCGCCGAGCTTGGCCATCCAAGTACTGCAGGAGGCAAGCCACAACAGGAATTGCAGTCAACTCGTAACCGTCGAGGTGCGAGACGGTGGCTTCGACTCTGACTGGTTTTCCGTTCTTCTCACCCAGTGCTTCAATCTTGAGCAAAATAAGGTGTGGCGGTTTCGAGAAATTCTGCATGCCCCACCAGACAAGTTTCCCCATTGGACGCACAGCATGGTCCCCGCCAATTTTCAGACCTGCCATCGCCAGTGGCGAGATGACCCAATCCGTAAACCAGTGAGATCCGGAAATGTAGAAGCCGATTTCCCTGAGTGCCGGATACATCTCTGGCAGGGGACGCAGCTCTTCGAAAAACATTGAATAACATCTGCGCACCCCGATTGCCCCGCCGAAATTCACCCTGCTGCTACTAAACGAACCCGTCTTAGTCCAGCGGCCGT harbors:
- the waaF gene encoding lipopolysaccharide heptosyltransferase II, producing the protein MNAGPSILIRTPNWLGDTILTTPAITGVVNANPDSTISILAPSALGELFAHDGRFEEVITFRREEVSGSLRGAISLAKEIRKIGFDKFLIFPNSFSSALTAFLSGTRDRIGYSAECRRPLLTKALRFRKDRKKTHRVLLYADIAALVGCTPDDGLPLRLDLPQEESDPLLELSGYSPRSDAPLVAIAPSSFASSRRWPVERFALLADRLAQSFGAKIVLLGSVSDAHIAFGMSGIMKTPPISLVGKTSLLSLSAVLRRMNLLIANDSGVVHLACALGIPYLVLFGAGDPSVTGPWHGRGKLISKELDCSPCVKQTCSKDLECMKAISVDEVFAEVSVLIEHDRGRI
- a CDS encoding DUF502 domain-containing protein, giving the protein MFRKLQKTLRSKFIAGILIVIPLGITYLMLRLLFNTVDNILAPLLTRLIGFKIPGLGLIATLIIIFALGFLAANVLGKRFILYLDGLMRRVPLVRSIYVSSKQFLEAVSVPASQSFKRVVIIEYPRKGIFAVGFVTKERVEAPAGSGRLTAVFIPSPPNPATGMVVLVEKSEIIDTDLNIEEAIKIILSGGVLFPEGLVPRQQIRGHQSAPKTEAKA
- a CDS encoding glycosyltransferase family 2 protein; the protein is MKVSGFTFVRNAMKLGYPVVESIESVLPLCDEFVVNVANSEDDTLALLRKIGSPKVKLMESEWDENLRQGGKLLSILTNKALQEVSGDWAFYVQADEVLHEDDAPAVASSMERFLDEPSVDGLLFDYVHFYGSYGTVARGRRWYRREVRVVKTGRGINSWKDAQGFRKNGRKLTAALAGARMFHYGWARDESLMREKTREFDKLWHDDEWIEKEHGTKQGESFVQEDETYRFEGTHPAVMKKRIESVKAGNYSPRPYFSFREHSAREILLHAVERVSGIRVGEYKNYRLFKE
- a CDS encoding O-antigen ligase family protein, which encodes MEETARSTPAQTSRGSRLHDASNLIIQLLFFSLILSLLFSQILFYILILLCIVDFLGGCRARREIPLFGYFLTAFIVLRSLSVPVSVAPGLSVAAIPKLITALLFFALIHFIRDARDIEKSTRLLFISAVLASLYGLFIYFTGRTERAHSFTGGYTTLGVFLASTIAFQLVHPRETKTFLPKAAWVSGLAATIFGLFFTFTRGAWTALILSVLLAAFLARKKLLVAIPILIALVLLVPPLRERALTLKDPLTHSTQRVTIWSEGMRLISEKPLEGHGLGTFRKIYPNLAGLQDKRVRNWHNDFLQVGVESGILTLLCYFMFLASLLTQGFSLGLKKENRDRGLALSLSASLFCLVVSSVFGTVLLDPTLSLLFWGLTGALGFVVSARGLRGKARLPRE
- a CDS encoding class I SAM-dependent methyltransferase — its product is MKNEKRDFDKEASEWDEIPGHVKLASDIAAAMSRHVPLSTTMDVLDFGCGTGLLTLPWARQVRSITGVDSSQGMLDVFAAKAAKQGFANIKTLHLDLDKDETLTGKYDLIVSSMTLHHIRNIKSLLHQFHGVLVPSGLLCLADLDLEDGQFHRDNSGVFHFGFERGVLRRAFVDAGFDDVLDTTAVEETRPISDGEMRRFTVFLMMGLKRERA